From Topomyia yanbarensis strain Yona2022 chromosome 1, ASM3024719v1, whole genome shotgun sequence, one genomic window encodes:
- the LOC131696427 gene encoding hemiasterlin resistant protein 1-like, producing MVQPASHSAVAAPMVAPNQAFGLIAQIAATAGSVAIGSVGNTVGHALIGMFSGSDSQEAASLGQAAPVSGEANTPAGPCSWEIK from the coding sequence atggtccagcctgcgtCACACTCGGCTGTCGCTGCACCAATGGTAGCTCCCAACCAGGCCTTTGGATTAATTGCTCAAATCGCAGCTACTGCTGGTAGTGTAGCGATCGGCTCCGTCGGTAACACCGTTGGACATGCCCTCATCGGAATGTTCAGCGGTTCCGATTCACAAGAGGCAGCCTCGCTAGGACAGGCTGCCCCGGTATCGGGCGAGgcaaacactccggcaggaccatgctcgtgggagATCAAGTAA